Proteins from a genomic interval of Lonchura striata isolate bLonStr1 chromosome 21, bLonStr1.mat, whole genome shotgun sequence:
- the LOC144247301 gene encoding olfactory receptor 14J1-like, with protein sequence MSNSSSISHFLLLALADTRQLQLLHFCLFLGISLAALLGNGLIISAVACGHHLHTPMFFFLLNLALSDLGSICTTVPKAMHNSLWDTRNISYSGCSAQLFFFMFFISAEYFLLTIMCYDRFVSICKPLHYGTLLGSRACAHMAAAAWASAFLNALMHTASTFSLPLCHGNALGQFFCEIPEILKLSCSKSYIRELELIAVSACLGFGCFVFIVFSYVQILRAVLRIPSEQGQHKAFSTCLPHLAVVSLFLSTLIFAHLKPPSISSPSLDLALSVLYSVVPPALNPLIYSLRNHELKAAVWKLMTGCFQEH encoded by the coding sequence atgtccaacagcagctccatcagccacttcctcctgctggcactggcagacacccggcagctgcagctcctgcacttctgcctcttcctgggcatctccctggctgccctcctgggcaacggcctcatcatcagcgctgtagcctgcggccaccacctgcacacgcccatgttcttcttcctgctcaacctggccctcagcgacctgggctccatctgcaccactgtccccaaagccatgcacaattccctctgggacaccaggaacatctcctactcaggatgttctgcacagctctttttcttcatgttcttcatttcagcagagtatttcctcctgaccatcatgtgctatgaccgctttgtgtccatctgcaaacccctgcattacgggaccctcctgggcagcagagcttgtgcccacatggcagcagctgcctgggccagtgcctttctcaatgctctcatgcacacagccagtacattttccctgcccctgtgccatggcaatgccctgggccagttcttctgcgAAATCCcagagatcctcaagctctcctgctccaaatcctatATCAGGGAACTTGAGCTCATTGCAGTTAGTGCCTGTTTAGGATTCGGATGTTTTGTGTttattgttttctcctatgtgcagatattgagggctgtgctgaggatcccctctgagcagggacagcacaaagccttttccacctgcctccctcacctggccgtggtctctcTGTTTCTCAGCACTCTAatatttgctcacctgaagcccccctccatctcctccccatccctggatctggccctgtcagttctgtactcagtggtgcctccagccctgaaccccctcatctacagtcTGAGGAACCacgagctcaaggctgcagtgtggaaactgatgactggatgctttcaggaacattaa